In the genome of Oscillatoria sp. FACHB-1406, one region contains:
- a CDS encoding site-specific DNA-methyltransferase has translation MATGIPIKSQFQGNGSNKTYSNYRLEYEGKIPEREILALTPAKFNRVVTVEKPIKNRLIYGDNLRVLKSFFEDSALVENVRLIYIDPPYATGSKFESRTQNAAYLDLICGTDYLEFLRQRLLLLRELLATDGSIYVHLDENMAFPVKIIMDEIFGSRNFRNWITRKKCNPKNYTRKQYGNVSDYILFYSKTANYIWNSPFESWTEETSLKEYQYIEEGTGRRYKKVPIHAPGVRNGETGKPWRGMLPPPGKHWQYAPKTLEEMDARGEIFWSRNGNPRRKVYLDRSKGVAIQDIWLDVKDARNQNIKISGYPTEKNTEMLKRIVLASSNRGDLVLDAFAGSGTTAAVAEELDRPWIAIDNSPLAIATIIRRLTQGTEAMGDFVNPNQAKNEKQSLLKINRILRNGIDLYLEDSPDLEKIPNDLIAEWDRQLNFQANL, from the coding sequence ATGGCAACTGGAATCCCGATTAAATCGCAATTTCAGGGGAATGGTAGCAATAAAACTTATAGTAATTACCGATTAGAGTATGAAGGCAAAATTCCAGAGCGAGAAATCTTGGCGCTTACTCCAGCAAAATTTAATCGTGTTGTCACTGTAGAAAAACCTATTAAAAATAGACTCATTTATGGCGATAACCTAAGAGTGCTTAAATCTTTTTTTGAAGACTCTGCTTTAGTCGAAAATGTTCGGCTAATTTATATCGATCCTCCTTATGCTACTGGGAGTAAGTTTGAATCGAGAACGCAGAATGCAGCTTACCTTGATTTGATTTGCGGTACAGATTATTTAGAGTTTTTACGTCAACGGTTATTGTTATTGCGAGAATTACTCGCAACCGATGGTTCCATTTACGTGCATCTCGATGAGAATATGGCATTTCCCGTCAAAATCATCATGGACGAAATTTTCGGTTCTCGAAATTTTCGCAATTGGATTACTCGCAAAAAGTGCAATCCCAAGAATTATACTCGCAAGCAATATGGAAATGTTTCAGACTATATTTTATTTTATTCCAAAACTGCTAATTACATTTGGAATTCTCCCTTTGAATCTTGGACGGAAGAAACTTCTCTGAAAGAATATCAGTATATAGAAGAAGGAACGGGCAGACGCTATAAAAAAGTTCCCATTCATGCACCAGGAGTCAGGAATGGCGAGACTGGAAAACCTTGGCGAGGGATGCTACCACCGCCTGGAAAGCATTGGCAATACGCACCGAAAACTTTAGAAGAAATGGATGCTAGAGGAGAGATTTTTTGGTCTAGAAATGGAAATCCGAGAAGAAAAGTATATCTCGATCGGAGTAAAGGTGTTGCCATTCAAGATATTTGGCTGGATGTGAAAGATGCTCGCAATCAAAATATTAAAATATCGGGTTATCCGACGGAGAAAAATACCGAAATGTTAAAGCGAATTGTGCTAGCTTCTTCTAATCGCGGCGATTTAGTTTTAGATGCTTTTGCAGGTAGCGGAACAACGGCTGCCGTTGCTGAAGAACTCGATCGACCGTGGATTGCGATCGATAATTCTCCACTCGCGATCGCAACTATTATTCGTCGTTTAACGCAAGGAACTGAAGCAATGGGCGATTTTGTTAATCCAAATCAAGCTAAGAACGAGAAACAATCTTTATTAAAGATTAATAGGATTTTGCGCAATGGAATTGACTTATATTTGGAAGATTCACCCGATCTTGAGAAAATTCCTAACGATTTAATAGCTGAGTGGGATCGCCAACTCAACTTTCAAGCCAATCTTTAG